GCGGCAGACCCCGCATGGTGCCGTCAAAATTATTCCACCAAAGCATCCGGTAATGCGCCGAGGCGCGCCCGTATTCCTCGGGCAATCGCACCGGCAGCCTGGCCAGCGCGGCGTCCGGCGTGCGGAGCATCCTCACAAACTCCGGCGGGAGAATTGTTTGGCCCTTCCACACGCCCTCCCGTAAATGCAGGTACCCAATGCGCGCCATGGCGTTGACGTTGGCATGGAACCCGGAGCCAAACTCGCGCCGCTTGATGCCGTCAAGGGTAGCCGGCCGGTAGGCATGATTACGCCACCGCAAATCCCCGGCCCCAATGCCGATGGGTGCACATACGCGCTCAAAGAGCACCTCGTTCAAATCCCGCCCATAGACCTTGGTTAAACAATCAGCCAGCCAGTTGGGGCCGCCATCGCTATAACTCCATTGGCTGTCCGGCTCAAAGAGCAGGGGCACAAACCCGCCCGGTTTGTCAAAGCCCGCCGTTTGGTCCGCCAGCATCCGCAAGGTGATGCGCGGCAGCCACCCCGTCAGTTTGTTGGTTTCCGGAGGCAAGCCAAACCCGGGCAGGTGTTGCATGGCGGGATCGTCCAATTTCACCTTCCCATCTTTCAAGGCCAGTCCCAGTATCATGCAACCGATGGATTTGGAGGAAGACTTGAGGTCATACAACGCCTGTGTATCCCCCCATCGCATTATGACCTTGCCCTGATGCACCATGAGCCCCGACCCGCCCGCGCTCAGGGCGTAATCGCGGGCCGCCTGCAGGCGCGCCTCATCTACTCCCAAATCAGCCGGCCGCGCCTCTGGCCAGGTTTCCCCCGGATAGATGGCCGCCAGCCCTTCCCCCAGCATCATCAAAACCGCGCTCAGCAAACCGCTCAGCAAAAGCTGTCGGCGGGCGCCCTGGCTCTGGCCTGGCATGGCAGTCATCCAATCATATGGCACGGCGCCGGGCCGCTTACTTTTTCCCCAGCAATTTTTTCAAGTGCTTGATTGAGCGCTCGGCCTGCTCCACCGTGCCGCACTCCACCGAAAACACAATGTCCCGTTTGGCCTTACGGCAAATCTTGATGACCCGCTCCCAGTCAATCACGCCGTCTCCGCAGGCGCAGCCCACTGGCGTGCCGGTCACCTTGCCGCGCTCGGCTTCCGAGTGTTGCACGCTGATGTCCTTGGCATGCAAATGCACCAGGCGATCCACCACCCGCTCCAGCCACGGATAAGGATCCTCGCCCGCCAGGTAACTGTTGCCAGTGTCGAAATTAATCCCTATGACCGGGCTTTTCACCAGCGACCAGATTTTGTCCAACCCGGCGGGGGTCTTGCTGTATTGCTGATGACATTCCAGCCCAATCAGGATGCCCCGTGGCTCGGCCACCTTCGCGGCTTCCATTAGAGTGTACCGCATCAGCACGTGGTCCTCCGCCGCGGTGGTCCATGCCGGCTTGGGGCCTTCATCCGTGTTGATGACCGGCGCGCCGCACTCCGCCGCAAAGCGAATGGCCTGTTTCAAGTATTCCACGCTGATTTCCGGCTTGATTAACGGGCAGTGCGCCGACAGCCCCGACAGCCGCACCTTGTGCTCCGCGCAGGCGCGCTTGATGCGCAACGGATCGTCGAGCATGGAAACACTGTGGAAATACCCCGCTTCGCTGAGCAGCTCGCGGCCCCAATGCACCATGGGTTCAATGAATTTATAGCCCAGTTCGGCGGCCTTTCTCACGCCCCATTCAAAGGGTTTGTCATCGTGCCGCACAAACTCCAGGTTGATGCCAATGTGAATGTTTGCCATAGGGAATCAGGGGTTGGAGGTGGTTTGAATTTGGTAAGCCCGCGAATTCAGAAATTCCATCGTGCGCGCGCCCTTGTGCAACGTGACCAGATACCGCAGCGCAAAGCTCTGGCCGGCGCGATAGCTTTGCGGTTGCTGGTCCAGCGCTTGCGTGGCCGACAAATAGGCAAAGGGATTCAGCATGGAAAAAAACTTCGGCGGCGCAGTGTTCAAGGGATGGTTGAAAATCGCCAGCGTCACCTCGCCCCCTTCCACCGTCCCCACCAGTGCGCCCCACTCACCCCCCACCACATCCCATTTCGCCTCAGCGCTGTACACCGCGCCAATGGGATTCAAACGCCTCGCCACGCGATTGAATGAGGGCACCGGCCGGAATCCCAAACCATGATATCCCGCTCCCGTGATGCGATACGAGTTGGTGGCCGTGCCGGTGGTGAACTGGGAATGCCACTCCAGGCTCACTTCTTCCAAGGCGGCATCCACCCGCAGCCGCAGCGTCCGCTCCTCTTGCAATAATGCCACTTGCGCCAAATCCGGATGCCCGCGCTCCGTCGGCCTTACCCAATACAACCGTTGATAAATGACGGCTTCGCCGCGCGGGTCCACATAACCGACCGTGCTCGGCCCGGAGGCCACCACTTGAACCCCTGCCGTCGGTGATTCCTCCCAAAAATTGAGGTCATTAACCTTGAAGGCCATCATCAGGCCGTGGTGATGCAAGTGGTCCGGCGGTGCATCCAGTAGCACGTTGTGCCCCTCCAGCGTGCGCAGTTCTTTAACGTAAGGCTTAAATTGAATGTTGGTGAAAACGTACTTTAACAAAGGCCTGGCCTGGTAAATTACTTCCACCTGGTCCTTGCCCCGCTGAAATTGCCACACGCCCGGAGCGGCCAGTCCCCCAAAGGCGGACACCCAAACCAGAATGCACGTCCCAATGCCGGGGAATTTCATCGGCCTGATGCTGCCTCGCTGCCCTCGCCAGCGCAAGCAAAAGCTGCTGCCTTTCCCCGGGCGCGCCACCTCATCCTTGAGCATTATTTTCGAGTGGCGGCGGCCAGCTTTTCGCAAATCGTCTCCACATCAAACACCGCCCCACCCCACGCTCCACCACTCGCAGATTGCAGGGCCGCCCACAATCGCGTGGCCGCAGGCAACCGCGGATGCGGCGCCAAATCTGCCCGCATTTTGCGGCGCTGTAATATGCTCGTCCCATGCGCCGGACTAACCGCGCGTCCTTTTTCGCCCACCATGTCCACGGTCCCTTCCAGCCGCCGCATGTCCAAATGAATCCGCACTACATCGCCGTCCCGCAATTTGCCAATCGGCCCGCCGGCCAGCGCTTCCGGCCCAATGTGCCCAATGCAGACACCGGTGGACACCCCGGAAAACCGCCCGTCTGTGAGCAACGCCACCTTGCCGCCATACGGCAGGTATTTCAGAGCTGAAGTCACCTGATAGGTTTCTTCCATGCCCGTGCCCATCGGCCCAATCCCGGCAATCACCATGATGTCCCCCGCCACAATCCGCCGCTGCCGAATGGCCTCCATGGCCGCGGCTTCGCTGACAAACACCTTCACCGGCGCTTCATGGTGGTAAATCCCCTGCGCATCCAATAATTTCGGGTCCACCGCCGTGCTCTTGATTACCGCACCCTCCGGCATGAGATTGCCCCGCGGGAATAGCAGCGTGCCCGCCAAACCGCGCTCCGCCGCCTGTTCCGGCGGCAGGATGACCTCCTCCGGCGCCACCCCGTCCAACTCCTGCAACAGGCGCCGAAATTTGCGCCGCCGCAGCGATTTTTCCCAGGCATCCAGCACTTTCTCCACCGTCGCGCCCAGAACCGTCAAGGCTTCCGTCTGCAAGAGCCCCAGCCGCCGCAAGTGCAACATCACCTCCGGCACGCCTCCGGCCAGGAAAACACGCACCGTGGGATGATGCACCGGCCCATTGGGCAGCACACTCACCAGCCGCGGCGTCTGCTGCAGGATGCGCCGCCAATCTTCCACCGTGGGCCGCGGAAGCCCCGCAGCGTGGGCAATCGCCGGCAAATGCAGCAGCAGATTGGTGGAGCCGCCAAACGCCGCAAAAACCGTCATCGCATTATGCAGACTCGCCTCGGTCAGGATGCTCGCGCTGGTCAGACCGCGTTTCTGCAGGCGCACCAGCGCGCGCGCGGAGCGCACCGCCAAATCATGCCACACCGGAAAGCCCGACGGCGCCAATGCCGCGTGCGGCACCGTCAGTCCCAAAGCTTCCCCCACCACCTGCGCCGTGGCGGCTGTGCCGAGGAATTGGCAGCCTCCCCCCGGGGTTGCGCAGGCGCGGCAGCCCCATTCCGCCGCTTGCTCCAAAGTAATCAAACCATGCGTGAACCGCGCCCCAATGCTCTGAATGGCGGCGGCATCCTCGCCTGATTCTGGCGGCAGAGTGACACCTCCCGGCACGAGCACCACCGGCAGGCTACGCGCGCCGGCCAGTGCCATCATCATGGCGGGCAATCCTTTGTCGCACGTCGCCACGCCCAGCACCCCCCGGGTGGTCGGCAGCGAGCGAATCAGCCGCCCAAAGATTTGTGCCGCATCATTGCGGTAAGGCAGGCTGTCCATCATCCCCGGCGTGCCCTGCGTGCGCCCATCACACGGGTCACTGCAATACCCCGCAAAAGGGATGGCCCCCAGCCGCTGTAGTTCCCGCGCCGCATCCCCCACCAGCTCGCTGATTTCCCAATGGCCCGTATGATATCCCAGCGCCACCGGCTGCCCCGCGGCATCCCGCAATCCCCCCTGCGTGCTGAGGATGAGAAAATGGGAGCGCTTGAGTTCCGCCGGATTCCATCCCATCGCCGCATTTTGCGT
This is a stretch of genomic DNA from Fontisphaera persica. It encodes these proteins:
- a CDS encoding serine hydrolase domain-containing protein, yielding MTAMPGQSQGARRQLLLSGLLSAVLMMLGEGLAAIYPGETWPEARPADLGVDEARLQAARDYALSAGGSGLMVHQGKVIMRWGDTQALYDLKSSSKSIGCMILGLALKDGKVKLDDPAMQHLPGFGLPPETNKLTGWLPRITLRMLADQTAGFDKPGGFVPLLFEPDSQWSYSDGGPNWLADCLTKVYGRDLNEVLFERVCAPIGIGAGDLRWRNHAYRPATLDGIKRREFGSGFHANVNAMARIGYLHLREGVWKGQTILPPEFVRMLRTPDAALARLPVRLPEEYGRASAHYRMLWWNNFDGTMRGLPRDAYWSWGLYDSLIVVVPSLDLVVARAGQSWPRKKGADHYEVLRPFLEPIAAAFLKREINPPKP
- a CDS encoding sugar phosphate isomerase/epimerase family protein, which gives rise to MANIHIGINLEFVRHDDKPFEWGVRKAAELGYKFIEPMVHWGRELLSEAGYFHSVSMLDDPLRIKRACAEHKVRLSGLSAHCPLIKPEISVEYLKQAIRFAAECGAPVINTDEGPKPAWTTAAEDHVLMRYTLMEAAKVAEPRGILIGLECHQQYSKTPAGLDKIWSLVKSPVIGINFDTGNSYLAGEDPYPWLERVVDRLVHLHAKDISVQHSEAERGKVTGTPVGCACGDGVIDWERVIKICRKAKRDIVFSVECGTVEQAERSIKHLKKLLGKK
- a CDS encoding DUF6807 family protein → MKFPGIGTCILVWVSAFGGLAAPGVWQFQRGKDQVEVIYQARPLLKYVFTNIQFKPYVKELRTLEGHNVLLDAPPDHLHHHGLMMAFKVNDLNFWEESPTAGVQVVASGPSTVGYVDPRGEAVIYQRLYWVRPTERGHPDLAQVALLQEERTLRLRVDAALEEVSLEWHSQFTTGTATNSYRITGAGYHGLGFRPVPSFNRVARRLNPIGAVYSAEAKWDVVGGEWGALVGTVEGGEVTLAIFNHPLNTAPPKFFSMLNPFAYLSATQALDQQPQSYRAGQSFALRYLVTLHKGARTMEFLNSRAYQIQTTSNP
- a CDS encoding YjhG/YagF family D-xylonate dehydratase, whose amino-acid sequence is MKTEPLVPSGPQAIYRVATHAAGPAGRLPLTPEDLRTRPSGDLFGMTQNAAMGWNPAELKRSHFLILSTQGGLRDAAGQPVALGYHTGHWEISELVGDAARELQRLGAIPFAGYCSDPCDGRTQGTPGMMDSLPYRNDAAQIFGRLIRSLPTTRGVLGVATCDKGLPAMMMALAGARSLPVVLVPGGVTLPPESGEDAAAIQSIGARFTHGLITLEQAAEWGCRACATPGGGCQFLGTAATAQVVGEALGLTVPHAALAPSGFPVWHDLAVRSARALVRLQKRGLTSASILTEASLHNAMTVFAAFGGSTNLLLHLPAIAHAAGLPRPTVEDWRRILQQTPRLVSVLPNGPVHHPTVRVFLAGGVPEVMLHLRRLGLLQTEALTVLGATVEKVLDAWEKSLRRRKFRRLLQELDGVAPEEVILPPEQAAERGLAGTLLFPRGNLMPEGAVIKSTAVDPKLLDAQGIYHHEAPVKVFVSEAAAMEAIRQRRIVAGDIMVIAGIGPMGTGMEETYQVTSALKYLPYGGKVALLTDGRFSGVSTGVCIGHIGPEALAGGPIGKLRDGDVVRIHLDMRRLEGTVDMVGEKGRAVSPAHGTSILQRRKMRADLAPHPRLPAATRLWAALQSASGGAWGGAVFDVETICEKLAAATRK